Proteins from a single region of Phycisphaeraceae bacterium D3-23:
- a CDS encoding P-loop NTPase fold protein, which yields MASRQPDDHDSTPSLKELLARIRELPPDSARVIAGRCAWRVMPLTAATQSEEEAPFSFWGEDAAWYIRGLGIGCVLNLSRTFRGSYDRDALFSLSRDALVTISDTSDIDKTAISAAVHAAVYAGYADDIDAAFAADASSAESASAVDANAVCSTAASAAASASANTAFVLALRDDLEAIQSAIEVPESVVELRLWQGQESYLSTDWHRQEKRWRDSLSRLKRHDIVQCYDLLCLGKGIDGPAVQQRIEAWFADYQAREKEKRAAEEDPGKQPPTTELGKQIDSTSSGSGDKGPPYDPPPVPGLGTGMADRPTGVDSLGRASLVDMLARMFTHREQATPMTMALLGEWGSGKSSVLEQLRCHILDEKLNGKQGRVPCVVADFNAWEHEQCEDIQAGLAQAVITGLTGKNCFCRGWYGFRFACRERYWEVLKLLAALALLVVGVYVASTIAADTSSDFWQSVAGTGVGAGVIAFVIYIWKHGLPLIEAPVWREMYSYMKLPDYRQRLGQVPVMKRQLRTLGLLREIGPDPSVPLDKNPPDRNRLILFIDDLDRCAPETIVQMLDAVRLVMDAPGIIVVLAIDPGVLMEAVTSKEAYGDRGRDYLSKIIQLPIHLGDPHAEDLAGFAKRLLHVEGAADVPQRVRGQESGTTQPPSDDTDVPGGRRTPGNGGDTVGTPSIDLKPIRTSTKMVKTRVRVRSLRARTKPRAQRKRLVELAMSHDKDERDLFAALVTALSINNPRRLIRLRNTYRLMKLMWFDYLPHESEEDYQPLNVLQVLLLADALSEKPFDSWGTEVLSLLEQPGPVELPDDDVQSQWAELHAGVNLRCNRLGVPLLEIGSPDTAAMFQLARSLLLPHPEMDPGPKTSEDVVGEAAGEDAP from the coding sequence ATGGCAAGCAGGCAGCCGGACGATCATGATTCGACGCCGAGTTTGAAAGAGCTTTTGGCACGTATTCGCGAACTCCCACCCGATTCGGCGCGCGTGATCGCGGGGCGGTGTGCCTGGCGCGTGATGCCACTGACGGCCGCGACGCAATCCGAAGAAGAAGCCCCGTTCTCGTTTTGGGGTGAGGATGCGGCTTGGTACATACGGGGCTTGGGCATTGGCTGCGTTCTGAATTTGTCGCGGACATTCCGTGGATCATATGATCGCGACGCACTCTTCTCTCTCTCTCGCGATGCTCTTGTTACTATTAGCGATACATCAGATATAGATAAGACCGCCATAAGCGCCGCTGTGCATGCGGCTGTCTATGCTGGCTATGCGGACGATATTGATGCCGCTTTTGCCGCTGATGCCTCTTCGGCAGAATCGGCAAGCGCCGTGGATGCCAATGCTGTCTGTTCTACTGCTGCCAGTGCCGCCGCCAGCGCCTCTGCAAACACGGCATTTGTACTGGCACTTCGCGACGATCTCGAAGCGATTCAGTCGGCTATCGAAGTACCCGAATCGGTTGTGGAGTTGCGCCTGTGGCAGGGGCAAGAGAGTTACCTGTCCACAGATTGGCATCGGCAGGAGAAACGCTGGCGTGATTCGCTGTCGAGGCTGAAACGGCATGACATCGTGCAATGTTACGATCTGCTCTGCTTAGGTAAAGGCATCGACGGGCCCGCGGTACAACAGCGAATCGAGGCGTGGTTCGCCGATTATCAAGCGCGGGAAAAAGAGAAGCGGGCGGCAGAAGAGGACCCTGGGAAGCAGCCACCAACAACGGAACTCGGAAAACAGATTGACAGCACATCGTCGGGCTCAGGCGATAAAGGCCCACCTTACGACCCACCGCCCGTCCCCGGCCTCGGCACCGGCATGGCCGATCGACCGACAGGCGTTGACAGTCTCGGGCGTGCGTCGTTGGTGGATATGCTGGCACGGATGTTTACCCACCGCGAGCAGGCGACACCGATGACGATGGCGCTTTTGGGGGAGTGGGGCAGCGGGAAGAGCTCGGTGCTTGAGCAACTTAGATGTCACATCCTGGATGAAAAATTAAACGGTAAGCAGGGTCGGGTCCCCTGTGTGGTGGCCGATTTCAATGCCTGGGAGCATGAGCAGTGTGAGGACATCCAGGCGGGTCTGGCGCAGGCGGTGATTACGGGGTTGACGGGCAAGAACTGCTTTTGCCGGGGCTGGTATGGCTTCCGCTTCGCGTGTCGGGAGCGTTATTGGGAAGTTCTAAAACTGCTCGCCGCGTTGGCGTTGCTGGTGGTGGGTGTGTACGTCGCCTCGACGATTGCCGCTGATACTTCGAGCGATTTCTGGCAGAGCGTGGCTGGCACCGGCGTGGGTGCAGGCGTGATTGCTTTCGTGATCTACATCTGGAAGCATGGGCTCCCGCTCATCGAAGCCCCGGTCTGGCGTGAGATGTATAGCTACATGAAACTGCCCGACTATCGTCAACGGCTGGGCCAGGTCCCGGTCATGAAACGGCAGTTGCGCACACTCGGCCTCCTCCGCGAGATCGGCCCGGACCCAAGCGTCCCGCTGGACAAGAATCCGCCGGACCGCAATCGGCTGATCCTGTTCATCGACGATCTCGATCGCTGCGCGCCGGAGACGATCGTGCAGATGCTTGATGCGGTCCGCCTGGTGATGGACGCCCCGGGGATCATCGTCGTGCTCGCGATCGACCCGGGGGTGTTGATGGAGGCGGTGACCAGCAAGGAGGCGTATGGCGATCGCGGGAGAGACTACCTCAGCAAGATTATCCAGCTGCCGATCCATCTGGGTGATCCACATGCCGAGGACCTCGCTGGCTTTGCGAAAAGACTCCTGCATGTAGAGGGAGCCGCAGATGTCCCGCAGCGCGTCCGAGGGCAAGAGTCAGGGACGACCCAACCGCCGAGTGATGACACGGACGTTCCCGGAGGTCGTCGTACGCCAGGCAATGGCGGTGACACGGTCGGCACGCCAAGCATTGATCTGAAACCGATTAGAACGTCAACCAAAATGGTGAAGACTCGTGTGCGGGTTAGATCGCTGAGGGCCCGGACCAAGCCGCGTGCCCAGCGGAAGCGTTTGGTCGAGCTTGCCATGAGTCACGACAAGGACGAACGCGACTTGTTCGCCGCGCTTGTGACGGCGTTGTCGATCAATAATCCGCGTCGTTTGATTCGGCTGCGCAATACGTATCGCCTGATGAAGTTGATGTGGTTTGATTACTTGCCGCATGAATCGGAAGAGGACTACCAGCCATTGAATGTGCTGCAGGTTCTGCTGCTGGCAGATGCATTGTCGGAGAAACCATTTGACAGTTGGGGGACGGAAGTGTTGTCATTGTTAGAGCAACCCGGGCCGGTTGAATTGCCGGACGACGACGTCCAATCGCAATGGGCTGAACTTCATGCCGGCGTGAATCTGCGGTGTA
- a CDS encoding GDSL-type esterase/lipase family protein, whose product MMMRRVLGVMCVFVLGMLGCHSAGGVVVDTQGDGEVGVPARVEMDTDRWRGDIDRFLEADRAAYPARGGVLFYGSSTIRLWEVERFFEGRPVTNRGFGGTTLPGVLRYMHLVALPYEPAVIVLYCGTNDIAEGQPVEHVVADFVRFTQRVHEALPGTQVLLLGIAPSVSRWSMWDTMSEANDQMSAYCDDADWLTYVDQSGLLLDEDGEPIAEMFTDGLHMSEAGYALVSALVEEELVALEGAHPSIRRVEEAGGE is encoded by the coding sequence ATGATGATGCGACGGGTGTTGGGTGTGATGTGTGTTTTCGTTTTGGGGATGCTCGGTTGCCACAGCGCGGGCGGAGTCGTGGTGGATACCCAGGGGGACGGGGAGGTGGGGGTGCCCGCGCGGGTCGAGATGGACACGGACCGGTGGCGCGGGGACATCGACCGCTTTTTGGAGGCGGACCGGGCGGCGTATCCGGCGCGGGGTGGGGTCCTGTTTTACGGGAGTTCGACGATTCGGCTGTGGGAGGTCGAGCGGTTTTTTGAGGGTCGGCCCGTGACGAATCGCGGGTTCGGGGGGACGACGCTCCCGGGTGTGCTGCGGTACATGCACCTCGTGGCGCTGCCCTATGAGCCGGCGGTGATCGTGCTGTACTGCGGGACCAACGACATCGCGGAAGGCCAGCCGGTGGAGCATGTCGTCGCGGACTTTGTGCGGTTTACGCAGCGGGTGCATGAGGCGCTGCCCGGGACGCAGGTGTTGTTGCTGGGGATCGCGCCGAGCGTGAGCCGGTGGAGCATGTGGGACACGATGAGCGAGGCGAACGATCAGATGTCGGCGTACTGCGATGACGCGGATTGGCTGACGTATGTGGACCAGTCGGGGCTGTTGCTGGATGAGGACGGCGAGCCGATTGCGGAGATGTTTACCGATGGGCTGCACATGTCGGAGGCGGGGTACGCGTTGGTGAGTGCGTTGGTGGAGGAGGAGTTGGTAGCGTTGGAGGGGGCGCATCCGTCGATTCGGCGGGTTGAGGAGGCGGGTGGGGAGTGA
- a CDS encoding ATP-dependent Clp protease proteolytic subunit, whose product MPHDPFALMARSPELLAAPGSAAPPSAAPGSPQIPSVGVAAPHATPSGDYGPSPTHDPRFTPPHIAGPLQRTREMTIDELLLENRIIFLIGEIHHGSAMGVVMRLLHLANHKPGQDIHLYINSPGGAVDDTLAMIDTMRHISCDVATYCVGKAMSGGALTLAAGTKGKRYCLPHAKVMIHQPYGGVYGQTTDVQIQAEAILKTRDELNELLAGYTGQSVDQVAKDVERDKFFTAKEAADYGMVDEVLMPPPADDKKK is encoded by the coding sequence ATGCCCCACGACCCCTTCGCCCTCATGGCCCGCTCCCCCGAACTCCTCGCCGCCCCCGGAAGCGCCGCGCCCCCAAGCGCCGCCCCGGGAAGCCCACAGATTCCATCTGTGGGTGTCGCCGCCCCCCACGCCACCCCCTCCGGCGACTACGGCCCATCCCCCACCCACGACCCACGCTTCACCCCGCCCCACATCGCCGGGCCCCTCCAACGCACCCGCGAGATGACGATCGACGAGCTCCTGCTCGAAAACCGCATCATCTTCCTCATCGGCGAGATCCACCACGGCAGCGCCATGGGCGTCGTCATGCGCCTCCTCCACCTCGCCAACCACAAGCCCGGCCAGGACATCCACCTCTACATCAACTCCCCCGGCGGGGCCGTCGACGACACCCTCGCCATGATCGACACCATGCGCCACATCTCCTGCGACGTCGCGACCTACTGCGTCGGCAAGGCCATGTCCGGCGGCGCACTCACCCTCGCCGCGGGCACCAAGGGCAAACGCTACTGCCTCCCCCACGCCAAGGTCATGATCCACCAGCCCTACGGCGGGGTCTACGGCCAAACGACCGATGTCCAGATCCAGGCCGAGGCCATCCTCAAAACCCGCGACGAGCTCAACGAACTCCTCGCCGGGTACACCGGCCAAAGCGTCGACCAGGTCGCCAAGGACGTCGAACGCGACAAATTCTTCACCGCTAAAGAAGCCGCCGACTACGGGATGGTCGACGAAGTCCTCATGCCCCCACCCGCCGACGACAAGAAGAAGTAA